One Catalinimonas alkaloidigena DNA window includes the following coding sequences:
- the odhB gene encoding 2-oxoglutarate dehydrogenase complex dihydrolipoyllysine-residue succinyltransferase encodes MSLQEVKVPAVGESITEVTVGTWNKQDGDHVEVDEVLCELESDKATFELNAPVAGTLTIKAQEGDTLEINALICTIDTDGQAGGSDEQPAENESAKATEGEGYGDSTGEAEEAAGTGKVLEMRVPAVGESITEVTIGTWNKQEGDFVEFEEVICEIESDKATFELNAEAAGILHIKAQEGDTLSIGDLICTIEAKAKGGASKAAAPAAPQAQTASAPAASGEKTYATGHPSPAAGKILAEKGIDPQAVKGTGVDGRITKEDALKAQKAAAAAKAAPAEKPAEKSDAPAAAPAPGERNERRQRMSSLRRTVARRLVSVKNETAMLTTFNEVDMKPIMDLRGKYKESFKKKFEVGLGFMSFFTKACCQALQEFPAVNAMIDGDEMIFHDYVDVSIAVSTPKGLVVPVIRNAESMGFADIEKEIIRLATRARDGKLTIEEMQGGTFTITNGGVFGSMLSTPIINAPQSGILGMHNIVERAVVIDGQIVVRPMMYVALSYDHRIIDGRESVSFLVRVKELLEDPARLLLGV; translated from the coding sequence ATGAGTTTGCAAGAAGTAAAAGTCCCGGCTGTCGGGGAATCCATCACAGAAGTAACCGTGGGGACCTGGAACAAACAGGACGGCGACCATGTGGAAGTAGATGAAGTGCTTTGCGAATTAGAATCTGACAAAGCCACGTTCGAACTGAATGCTCCGGTGGCGGGTACGCTGACCATCAAAGCCCAGGAAGGCGATACGCTGGAGATCAATGCGTTGATCTGCACCATCGATACCGACGGCCAGGCGGGTGGTTCTGACGAACAGCCGGCCGAAAACGAAAGCGCGAAAGCAACCGAGGGAGAAGGCTACGGAGATTCGACCGGCGAAGCAGAAGAAGCAGCCGGGACAGGAAAGGTCCTCGAGATGCGCGTTCCGGCCGTAGGAGAATCCATTACGGAGGTCACCATCGGGACCTGGAATAAACAGGAGGGAGATTTTGTAGAGTTTGAAGAAGTGATTTGCGAGATTGAGTCGGACAAAGCCACGTTCGAACTCAACGCCGAAGCGGCAGGTATTTTGCACATCAAGGCGCAAGAGGGTGACACGCTCTCGATCGGCGACCTGATTTGCACCATCGAAGCCAAAGCCAAAGGAGGTGCCAGCAAGGCTGCTGCTCCGGCGGCACCGCAGGCCCAGACTGCCTCAGCGCCCGCGGCTTCCGGCGAGAAAACATACGCCACAGGCCATCCGTCGCCCGCGGCCGGAAAGATCCTGGCCGAAAAAGGCATCGATCCCCAGGCCGTGAAAGGTACCGGTGTCGATGGACGCATCACGAAAGAAGATGCCCTCAAGGCACAAAAAGCCGCTGCTGCGGCCAAAGCCGCTCCGGCGGAAAAACCTGCCGAGAAATCGGATGCTCCGGCCGCAGCGCCCGCTCCCGGTGAGCGTAACGAGCGCCGCCAGCGCATGTCGTCGCTCCGCCGCACGGTTGCGCGTCGGCTGGTGTCGGTGAAGAACGAAACGGCGATGCTGACCACCTTCAACGAAGTGGACATGAAGCCGATCATGGACTTGCGTGGCAAGTACAAAGAGTCGTTCAAGAAGAAGTTCGAAGTGGGCTTGGGCTTTATGTCGTTCTTCACGAAGGCCTGTTGTCAGGCGCTGCAGGAGTTCCCGGCGGTGAACGCCATGATCGACGGCGACGAGATGATTTTCCACGATTACGTCGACGTATCCATCGCTGTCTCTACGCCGAAAGGTCTGGTGGTACCCGTAATCCGCAATGCCGAATCTATGGGCTTCGCCGACATTGAAAAAGAAATCATCCGCCTTGCGACCCGCGCTCGTGATGGCAAGCTCACCATCGAGGAAATGCAGGGCGGCACGTTCACCATCACCAACGGTGGTGTGTTCGGTTCCATGCTTTCTACGCCGATCATCAACGCGCCTCAGTCCGGTATCCTGGGCATGCACAACATTGTGGAGCGTGCCGTGGTGATCGACGGGCAGATCGTCGTTCGTCCCATGATGTACGTGGCCCTCAGCTACGATCACCGCATCATCGACGGCCGCGAATCGGTCAGCTTCCTGGTCCGCGTCAAAGAACTCCTCGAAGATCCTGCCCGGCTGTTGCTGGGAGTATAG
- a CDS encoding four helix bundle protein: MADSIIAKKSYDFALLIIRTAQQLRHQHKEYVLTKQLLRSGTSIGANAEEATSAESRADFIHKMSIALKEARETSYWLRLLHDSNYLSDADFYQVHEQCREIIKILSSIILTTKKSANNS, from the coding sequence ATGGCAGATAGCATTATTGCGAAGAAGTCCTATGATTTTGCTCTGCTTATCATTCGTACAGCTCAACAGCTTCGCCATCAGCACAAAGAATATGTGCTGACAAAGCAACTCTTACGCAGTGGTACCTCTATCGGAGCAAATGCAGAAGAGGCTACTTCGGCTGAGTCACGTGCGGATTTCATTCATAAAATGTCGATTGCGTTGAAAGAAGCGCGCGAGACTAGCTATTGGCTGAGGCTTCTGCATGATTCAAACTATCTTTCAGACGCAGATTTTTATCAAGTTCATGAGCAATGCCGTGAGATCATCAAGATTTTAAGCAGTATCATCTTGACGACTAAGAAGTCTGCGAATAACTCATAA
- a CDS encoding 2-oxoglutarate dehydrogenase E1 component gives MDSYSYLSNADVSYIDELYLRYKEDATSVDISWQRFFEGFEFSKQFSEETPHTNGNGSSGHEKGANGAALGVEPVGPSVGTGQVDSISNKEILVQALIHAYRSRGHLRSKTNPVRQRRDRRALLDLEDFNLSDADLNTEFDAGEELGIGRTSLRNIIAALKHIYEGTVGFEYMYIREPSVLEWFKHKAEKEALEFNPVLEEKKRILEKLNEAVVFENFLHTKYIGQKRFSLEGGETTIPALDAIITRSGTLGVKEIVIGMAHRGRLNVLANIMGKTYENIFSEFEGNATPDLTMGDGDVKYHMGYSSEVTVPTGEKVYLKLTPNPSHLEAVDPVVEGFARAKGDAEYESDFDKILPILIHGDAAIAGQGVVYEVAQMSKLAGYYTGGTIHFVINNQVGFTTDFDDARSSIYCTDVAKVIDAPVIHVNGDDPEAVVFASKIAAEFRHEFNRDIFIDMVCYRRHGHNESDEPKFTQPTLYNVISKHPNPREVYNKQLIDRGDVDAELAKSMDKEFRALLQDRLNMVKQQPLPYSYQKTEQVWQELRRSTPEDFEQSPETFVSDEVVAKVGEALVNLPKAFKPLKQVSKLLKERQQMFFESQELNWAAGELLAYGSLLLEGHAVRLSGQDSQRGTFSHRHAVLHDAKTNEAYYSLNHIDPSQSEMFRVYNSFLSEYAVLGFEFGYAMARPKALTIWEAQFGDFANGAQVMIDQFVVCSETKWQRMNGLVMLLPHGYEGQGPEHSSARLERFLQLSAEYNIVVANVTTPANFFHLMRRQVKWPFRKPCIVMSPKSLLRHPKVVSPISDFTSGRFQEVYDDAYANDPSQVKRVLLCSGKVYYDLLERQQQDERKDVAIVRIEQLHPFPKKQIERLVSRYAKETELVWVQEEPENMGSWAYMLRMYRERHLELISRRVSASPATGYAKVHAQEQAQIVDRAFA, from the coding sequence ATGGATAGTTATTCCTACCTCAGCAACGCCGATGTAAGCTACATCGACGAGCTTTACCTCCGCTACAAAGAAGATGCTACCTCCGTTGACATCAGTTGGCAGCGTTTTTTCGAAGGGTTCGAGTTTTCAAAACAATTTAGTGAAGAGACGCCGCATACCAACGGCAACGGCAGTAGTGGGCACGAGAAGGGCGCTAATGGCGCAGCACTCGGCGTTGAACCGGTAGGCCCTTCGGTCGGCACCGGCCAGGTGGATTCCATCAGCAACAAAGAAATTCTGGTACAGGCGCTGATTCACGCGTATCGCTCGCGTGGACATTTGCGTTCCAAAACCAACCCGGTGCGGCAGCGCCGCGACCGCAGAGCCCTCCTCGATCTCGAGGATTTTAATCTGAGCGACGCGGACCTCAATACCGAGTTTGATGCCGGGGAAGAACTGGGCATCGGGCGTACTTCGCTGCGCAACATCATTGCCGCTCTGAAGCATATTTATGAAGGCACGGTAGGCTTCGAATACATGTACATTCGGGAGCCCAGCGTACTGGAATGGTTCAAGCACAAAGCCGAAAAAGAAGCGCTGGAGTTCAATCCGGTGCTGGAAGAGAAAAAGCGCATTCTGGAGAAGCTGAACGAAGCGGTTGTGTTCGAGAACTTCTTGCACACCAAGTACATCGGACAGAAACGCTTTTCCTTGGAAGGGGGAGAGACGACCATCCCGGCGCTGGATGCCATCATCACCCGTTCGGGCACGCTGGGCGTGAAAGAGATCGTGATCGGCATGGCGCACCGCGGTCGCCTCAACGTGCTGGCCAACATCATGGGTAAGACCTACGAAAACATTTTTAGTGAGTTCGAAGGCAACGCCACGCCCGACCTGACCATGGGCGATGGAGACGTGAAATACCACATGGGATATTCCAGTGAGGTAACAGTCCCGACCGGCGAAAAAGTATACCTGAAACTGACCCCGAACCCATCGCACCTGGAAGCGGTCGACCCGGTGGTAGAGGGCTTTGCGCGCGCCAAAGGCGATGCAGAATACGAAAGCGACTTCGATAAAATTCTTCCCATCCTCATTCACGGCGATGCCGCCATTGCGGGGCAGGGAGTGGTTTACGAAGTAGCACAGATGTCTAAGCTGGCGGGCTACTATACCGGCGGCACCATCCACTTTGTGATCAACAACCAGGTGGGTTTTACCACCGACTTCGACGACGCCCGGTCCAGCATTTACTGTACCGACGTGGCGAAAGTGATCGACGCTCCGGTGATTCACGTAAACGGCGACGATCCGGAAGCGGTCGTGTTTGCCTCTAAAATAGCCGCCGAGTTTCGTCATGAATTCAACCGTGACATCTTCATCGACATGGTGTGCTACCGTCGGCACGGGCACAACGAAAGCGACGAACCGAAGTTCACTCAACCGACGCTCTACAATGTCATCTCCAAACATCCGAACCCACGCGAAGTCTACAACAAGCAGTTGATTGACCGGGGGGACGTAGATGCGGAACTGGCGAAGTCGATGGACAAAGAGTTCCGCGCCTTGCTGCAAGATCGCCTCAACATGGTGAAGCAGCAGCCGCTGCCGTACTCTTACCAGAAAACCGAGCAGGTGTGGCAGGAGTTGCGTCGCTCCACACCCGAAGACTTTGAGCAGTCGCCCGAGACGTTCGTTTCGGACGAGGTCGTGGCCAAAGTGGGCGAAGCCCTGGTGAACCTTCCGAAAGCCTTCAAGCCCCTCAAGCAGGTCAGCAAGCTGCTGAAAGAGCGGCAGCAGATGTTTTTCGAGAGTCAGGAACTGAACTGGGCAGCCGGCGAACTGCTGGCCTATGGCTCGCTTCTGCTGGAAGGGCACGCCGTACGGTTGAGCGGACAGGATTCGCAGCGCGGTACGTTCTCGCACCGCCATGCGGTGTTGCACGACGCGAAAACCAACGAGGCATACTACAGCCTGAACCACATTGACCCGTCGCAGAGCGAAATGTTCCGGGTTTATAACTCGTTTCTGTCGGAATATGCCGTGCTCGGGTTTGAGTTTGGCTACGCCATGGCTCGTCCGAAAGCCCTGACCATCTGGGAAGCACAGTTTGGCGACTTTGCCAACGGGGCGCAGGTGATGATCGATCAGTTTGTGGTCTGTTCCGAAACCAAATGGCAGCGGATGAACGGCCTTGTTATGTTGTTGCCACACGGTTACGAAGGGCAGGGACCGGAACACTCCAGCGCGCGCCTGGAACGCTTTTTACAGCTTTCGGCCGAGTATAACATCGTGGTGGCGAACGTCACCACGCCGGCGAACTTCTTCCACCTGATGCGCCGTCAGGTAAAATGGCCGTTCCGCAAACCATGTATCGTGATGTCGCCCAAATCGTTGCTGCGTCACCCGAAAGTGGTTTCGCCGATCAGCGACTTTACAAGTGGTCGTTTCCAGGAAGTGTACGACGACGCGTATGCAAACGATCCGAGCCAGGTGAAACGCGTCCTGTTGTGCTCAGGCAAGGTCTACTACGACCTGTTGGAGCGCCAGCAGCAGGATGAGCGGAAAGACGTCGCCATCGTTCGGATCGAGCAACTGCATCCGTTCCCGAAAAAACAGATCGAACGCCTGGTGTCGCGCTACGCCAAAGAAACAGAGCTGGTGTGGGTGCAAGAAGAACCCGAAAACATGGGTTCGTGGGCGTACATGCTGCGGATGTACCGTGAGCGCCACCTCGAACTGATCTCCAGACGCGTCAGTGCTTCTCCGGCCACCGGATACGCCAAAGTCCATGCCCAGGAACAGGCGCAAATCGTTGATCGTGCGTTTGCCTGA
- a CDS encoding NAD(P)-dependent oxidoreductase: MTAIKIGILAEGKVPIDRRVPLTPLQCVEVQEQFPGVKVVVQASPIRCFGDEQYREVGIAVEPSVADCPYVFGVKEVPIDQLIENKTYFFFSHTTKKQPYNQALLQTVLQRHITLVDYEHLTDGEGRRIIAFGRYAGLVGTYNALLTYGTRFGLFTLKPAHQCFDLEEIWQELAKVQLPPVKIVVTGAGRVGKGAVEILDAVHVRRVSPEEFLAQQFDVPVFTQLHSRHYYRRLDGKDWNDVYFYNNPADMASVFGPYANAADVLVAGAYWDPRAPRLFTLEDVANPAFRLKVIADITCDIEGSIPTTVQASTIEMPQYDFDPLTRTVQRPFSHERHVTVMAVDNLPCELPRDASRDFGRQLIDNVLPALLLDDPTGIIQRATIAQRGHLTPPYHYLKDYAFGTEM; the protein is encoded by the coding sequence ATGACGGCAATAAAAATTGGAATCCTGGCGGAAGGCAAGGTACCCATCGATCGGCGCGTGCCTCTTACGCCCTTGCAGTGTGTTGAAGTACAGGAACAGTTTCCGGGCGTCAAGGTGGTGGTGCAGGCCAGCCCCATCCGCTGTTTTGGTGACGAACAGTACCGTGAGGTCGGTATTGCCGTGGAACCCTCCGTGGCCGACTGTCCCTACGTGTTTGGGGTGAAGGAGGTGCCCATCGATCAACTGATCGAGAATAAAACCTATTTTTTCTTTTCGCACACGACCAAGAAACAACCGTATAATCAGGCGCTTTTGCAGACGGTGCTCCAACGGCACATCACGTTGGTGGATTACGAGCACCTGACCGACGGCGAAGGAAGGCGCATCATCGCGTTTGGGCGCTACGCAGGGCTGGTCGGCACGTACAACGCCCTACTTACCTACGGAACCCGCTTTGGCCTCTTCACGCTCAAGCCGGCGCACCAGTGTTTCGACCTGGAAGAAATCTGGCAAGAGCTCGCGAAGGTGCAATTGCCCCCGGTGAAAATTGTGGTGACCGGTGCGGGACGCGTCGGCAAAGGCGCGGTCGAAATTCTGGACGCCGTACACGTAAGGCGTGTTTCGCCCGAAGAGTTTCTGGCTCAGCAGTTCGACGTGCCGGTTTTTACACAACTGCACTCCCGTCACTATTACCGCCGCCTGGACGGCAAGGACTGGAACGATGTGTACTTCTACAACAACCCGGCCGACATGGCTTCGGTGTTCGGGCCGTATGCTAACGCGGCCGACGTTCTGGTGGCCGGTGCCTACTGGGACCCGCGCGCGCCCCGGCTGTTCACGCTGGAGGATGTCGCCAATCCAGCGTTTCGCCTCAAAGTGATTGCAGACATTACCTGCGATATAGAAGGATCGATTCCCACTACCGTGCAGGCGTCCACCATCGAGATGCCGCAGTACGACTTCGATCCCCTAACCCGAACGGTGCAGCGGCCTTTCTCGCACGAGCGACACGTAACGGTGATGGCCGTCGACAATCTCCCCTGCGAATTACCGCGCGATGCCTCGCGTGACTTCGGTCGGCAGTTGATCGATAACGTACTGCCGGCCCTGCTGCTGGACGATCCGACGGGTATTATCCAGCGTGCGACGATTGCGCAGAGGGGGCACCTGACCCCGCCGTATCATTACCTGAAAGATTATGCTTTCGGGACGGAGATGTAA
- a CDS encoding GNAT family N-acetyltransferase, whose product MEKLPAYPFCDLHLAQRLERTEAASNAHFVEARARVFPRCQATWTEVAGAYAMFDGVESPLTQTFGLGLFQPVTEAVLDTLEQFFEIRNAPVFHEISPLADPALWPLLTACGYAPVEFTSVLYRPIWPEMDLGKPRNARLQVRQVGLADQETWQATAALGWSEYPEVTDFMQEVGQVTAAIESAVQFLAELEGEPIAAAGLHLQGTVALLSGASTVPTGRNQGAQWALLERRLQYAAAQGCTLAIMGASPGSPSQRNAERHGFRIAYTRCKWQKI is encoded by the coding sequence ATGGAAAAGCTGCCTGCCTATCCTTTTTGTGATCTACACCTGGCACAAAGGCTGGAGCGGACCGAAGCCGCCAGCAATGCCCATTTTGTCGAAGCCCGTGCCCGCGTATTTCCCCGGTGCCAGGCGACCTGGACCGAAGTCGCCGGAGCCTACGCCATGTTCGACGGAGTGGAATCACCCCTGACACAAACCTTCGGGTTGGGGCTGTTTCAGCCCGTGACCGAGGCCGTGCTGGACACGCTCGAACAATTTTTCGAGATACGAAATGCCCCGGTATTCCATGAGATCAGCCCGCTGGCCGATCCGGCCCTGTGGCCTTTGCTTACCGCCTGCGGCTATGCCCCTGTGGAATTTACCAGTGTGCTGTACCGACCCATCTGGCCGGAAATGGACCTGGGAAAACCGCGCAACGCGCGCCTGCAGGTGCGACAGGTCGGGCTTGCCGATCAGGAAACGTGGCAAGCCACCGCCGCCCTCGGCTGGAGCGAATACCCGGAAGTCACTGACTTTATGCAAGAGGTAGGTCAGGTGACCGCAGCCATCGAAAGTGCGGTGCAGTTTCTGGCGGAATTGGAAGGAGAACCCATTGCCGCGGCGGGCTTGCATCTACAGGGTACCGTCGCCCTGCTGTCAGGGGCCAGCACCGTTCCGACCGGCCGGAATCAAGGGGCGCAGTGGGCCTTGCTGGAGCGCCGTCTGCAGTATGCCGCTGCCCAGGGCTGTACGCTGGCGATAATGGGCGCTTCGCCGGGGAGTCCATCACAGCGAAACGCCGAACGCCACGGGTTTCGCATTGCCTACACCCGCTGCAAATGGCAAAAAATATAG
- the lpdA gene encoding dihydrolipoyl dehydrogenase, with the protein MYDVVVIGSGPGGYVAAIRCAQLGLKTAIIEKYATLGGTCLNVGCIPSKAMLDSSEHYYNAAHTFETHGIELKDLKVNLPQMIQRKREVVDQTTGGIVFLMKKNKIDELHGVGSFVDKNTIKIAKEGGETQEIKTKNVIIATGSKPSSLPGVTIDKKRIITSTEALELQEVPKHLIIIGAGVIGAEMGSVYARLGAKVTFLEYFGSMIPTMDGTMGKELQKALKKLGIEFNFNHKVTSVENQGDTVVVKADNPKGESVTFEGDYCMVAVGRRPYTEGLNLEAAGLKTDERGRIAVNDHLETEVSGIYAIGDVIRGAMLAHKAEEEGVLVAETLAGQKPHINYLLIPNVVYTWPEVAAVGHTEEELKKAGRAYKTGAFPFKASGRARASMDTDGLIKVLADKETDEILGVHMIGPRAADMIAEAVVAMEFRASAEDIGRMSHAHPTFTEAFKEAALAATDNRALHV; encoded by the coding sequence ATGTATGACGTTGTTGTGATCGGTTCAGGTCCGGGGGGGTACGTGGCGGCCATTCGCTGCGCACAACTCGGGCTGAAGACCGCGATCATTGAAAAATATGCCACGCTGGGCGGCACCTGCCTGAACGTCGGGTGCATTCCTTCCAAAGCCATGCTCGATTCGTCCGAGCATTATTACAATGCTGCGCACACGTTCGAGACCCACGGCATCGAACTGAAAGACCTGAAGGTCAATCTGCCGCAGATGATTCAGCGTAAGCGCGAGGTGGTCGACCAGACGACGGGCGGGATCGTCTTCCTGATGAAAAAGAACAAGATCGACGAGTTGCACGGAGTCGGGTCGTTTGTCGACAAGAACACGATCAAGATTGCGAAAGAGGGCGGCGAGACGCAGGAGATCAAGACCAAAAACGTGATCATCGCGACCGGCTCGAAGCCGTCGTCGCTGCCAGGCGTGACCATCGACAAAAAGCGGATCATCACTTCGACCGAAGCTCTGGAGTTGCAGGAAGTGCCCAAGCACCTGATCATCATCGGGGCGGGCGTCATCGGCGCCGAAATGGGTTCCGTTTACGCGCGGCTTGGCGCAAAAGTGACTTTCCTGGAGTACTTCGGATCGATGATCCCGACGATGGACGGCACGATGGGTAAGGAATTGCAAAAGGCGCTGAAGAAGCTGGGAATCGAGTTCAACTTCAACCACAAAGTAACCTCTGTCGAGAACCAGGGCGACACCGTTGTGGTGAAAGCGGACAACCCGAAGGGCGAGTCCGTTACGTTCGAAGGCGACTATTGCATGGTGGCCGTAGGGCGCCGTCCGTACACGGAGGGGCTGAACCTGGAAGCCGCCGGCCTGAAAACCGACGAGCGCGGGCGCATTGCCGTAAACGATCATCTGGAAACAGAAGTGTCGGGCATCTATGCCATCGGTGACGTGATCCGGGGGGCGATGCTGGCGCACAAGGCCGAAGAAGAAGGCGTGCTGGTGGCCGAAACGCTGGCGGGACAGAAGCCGCACATCAACTACCTGTTGATTCCGAACGTAGTCTATACCTGGCCGGAAGTGGCTGCGGTGGGCCATACGGAAGAAGAACTGAAGAAAGCGGGCCGGGCGTACAAAACGGGAGCCTTCCCTTTCAAGGCCTCGGGAAGGGCGCGCGCCAGCATGGACACCGACGGGCTGATCAAAGTCCTGGCCGACAAGGAAACCGACGAGATCCTGGGGGTACACATGATCGGGCCGCGCGCCGCCGACATGATCGCCGAGGCCGTTGTTGCGATGGAATTCCGGGCTTCGGCCGAAGACATCGGACGCATGAGCCACGCGCACCCGACTTTTACGGAAGCCTTTAAAGAAGCGGCCCTGGCTGCGACCGACAACCGGGCACTGCACGTATAG
- the yidD gene encoding membrane protein insertion efficiency factor YidD, producing the protein MKAATIFLIALLAWTTSQTQAQPPASDIPYATLREAAGKPHVHRYHYTGTRARGVKKVMVGMFLFYKNFISSQDGQSCQFTPSCSEYSVEAIRTYGLLKGYAATFDRLTRCHGFSRKQYAHDPQTGLSLDPVQ; encoded by the coding sequence ATGAAAGCAGCAACGATCTTTCTTATCGCCCTGCTGGCCTGGACTACTAGCCAGACTCAGGCGCAGCCCCCCGCATCTGACATTCCGTACGCCACCCTTCGTGAAGCGGCCGGTAAGCCGCACGTGCACCGCTACCACTACACAGGCACGCGCGCGCGGGGCGTCAAGAAAGTGATGGTCGGGATGTTTCTGTTCTACAAAAACTTTATCTCTTCGCAAGACGGGCAATCGTGCCAGTTTACGCCGTCGTGTTCGGAATACAGCGTCGAGGCCATTCGTACCTACGGCCTGCTGAAAGGATACGCCGCTACGTTCGACCGACTGACACGCTGCCACGGCTTTTCACGGAAACAATACGCTCACGATCCTCAAACGGGGCTTTCGCTCGATCCGGTACAGTGA
- a CDS encoding tetratricopeptide repeat protein produces the protein MLPTKWSVCWAIAISLGSLCTLRAQTAAWVQVQADSLFAAGHYAEAIPLYDRLLFFEPEASHVAQSNLHLAISYFETGQFERAAYYYDAAYFAATSDSLQESILLEKSLSYLLAQHPKEALIELLSLPETAEPYRRQVFLGLTYFLLTDYDQAEVAFAAIFPDTCLTSVQEVLDDARRTDRRYRAARAQFLSALLPGLGQAYIGDWRSSANSLVINGAFAYLFVATALNYSWLSAAMSVLPWLQRYYIGGIKKVGVLARDRGANRRQDLYRELVDLLPQLEAACPRP, from the coding sequence GTGTTACCAACGAAGTGGAGCGTCTGCTGGGCGATCGCCATTAGCCTGGGAAGCCTTTGTACGCTGCGGGCGCAGACGGCCGCCTGGGTGCAAGTCCAGGCCGACAGCCTCTTTGCGGCGGGCCACTATGCGGAAGCCATCCCTCTCTACGACCGGTTGCTTTTTTTCGAGCCCGAGGCCTCGCACGTAGCGCAGTCGAATTTGCACCTGGCCATCAGCTATTTTGAAACGGGGCAGTTCGAGCGAGCCGCCTACTACTACGATGCAGCTTACTTTGCTGCGACCAGCGATAGCCTGCAAGAATCCATACTGCTCGAAAAAAGCCTGAGTTATCTGCTGGCCCAGCACCCAAAGGAGGCACTCATCGAATTGCTGAGTCTACCGGAAACGGCCGAGCCTTACCGTCGACAAGTATTCCTGGGGCTTACCTATTTTCTGTTGACCGACTATGATCAGGCCGAAGTGGCCTTTGCGGCGATATTTCCGGACACCTGCCTGACCTCCGTGCAGGAAGTGCTGGACGATGCCCGTCGCACCGACCGGCGTTACCGTGCCGCACGTGCGCAGTTCCTTTCCGCATTGTTACCCGGCTTGGGGCAAGCCTACATCGGCGATTGGCGCAGTAGTGCCAATTCTTTGGTCATCAACGGCGCGTTTGCCTATCTTTTTGTAGCTACCGCCTTGAACTACAGCTGGCTCAGTGCGGCGATGTCGGTGCTGCCGTGGCTGCAACGCTACTACATCGGGGGGATCAAAAAGGTAGGTGTACTGGCGCGCGACCGCGGGGCGAACCGCCGCCAGGACTTGTACCGGGAGTTGGTCGATCTGCTGCCGCAACTGGAAGCCGCCTGCCCCCGCCCGTAA